Proteins encoded within one genomic window of Arachis ipaensis cultivar K30076 chromosome B08, Araip1.1, whole genome shotgun sequence:
- the LOC107612980 gene encoding pyruvate kinase 1, cytosolic (The sequence of the model RefSeq protein was modified relative to this genomic sequence to represent the inferred CDS: added 83 bases not found in genome assembly): MQSSPLLLEEPIRMASILEPSKPCFFPAMTKIVGTLGPKSRSVDVISQCLEAGMSVARFDFSWGDPEYHQETLENLKAAIKSTKKLCAVMLDTVGPELQVVNKTEHPISLQADTLVVLTPDQDKEATSNLLPVNFNGLSKAVKKGDTIFIGQYLFTGSETTSVWLEVKDVDGDDVTCVIKNSATLAGSLYTLHVSQIRIDLPTLTDKDKEVISTWGLQNNIDFLSLSYTRHAEDVRHAREFLSKFGDLKQTQIFAKIENIEGLTHFDEILREADGIILSRGNLGIDLPPEKVFLFQKAAIYKCNMAGKPAVVTRVVDTMTDNLRPTRAEATDVANAVLDGSDAIVLGAETLRGLYPVETISTVGKICSEAEKVYNQDLYFKKTVRYVGEPMSHMESIASSAVRAAIKVKASVIICFTSSGRAARLIAKYRPTMPVISVVIPQLKTNQLRWTFTGGFQARQSLIIRGLFPMLADPRHPAESKSATNESILKVALDHGKACGIVKPHDRIVVCQKVGDSSVVKIIELED, from the exons ATGCAGTCCAGCCCCTTGCTCCTCGAAGAACCCATCAGGATGGCTTCCATCCTCGAGCCATCAAAGCCT TGCTTTTTCCCAGCGATGACAAAGATTGTTGGCACACTCGGTCCAAAGTCGCGATCAGTCGATGTGATTTCGCAATGCCTTGAAGCTGGAATGTCTG TGGCAAGGTTTGATTTCTCATGGGGTGATCCAGAATACCATCAAGAGACATTGGAAAATTTAAAGGCTGCTATCAAAAGTACCAAAAAACTGTGTGCG TGTCTTAACGCCGGATCAAGACAAAGAAGCTACTTCAAATCTTTTACCAGTAAATTTTAATGGGCTATCAAAG GCTGTGAAGAAGGGTGATACTATTTTTATTGGTCAATACCTGTTTACAGGAAGTGAAACAACTTCTGTGTGGCTAGAG GTCAAAGATGTGGATGGTGATGATGTCACTTGTGTCATAAAAAATTCTGCTACACTTGCTGGCTCTCTTTATACTCTACATGTCTCACAAATTCGTATTGATCTTCCTACGCTTACTGATAAGGATAAGGAG GTAATAAGCACATGGGGGCTTCAGAACAATATAGACTTCTTGTCATTATCATACACTAGACATGCAGAAGATGTTCGTCAT GCTCGTGAGTTTCTCTCTAAATTCGGTGACCTCAAACAGACACAAATTTTTGCAAAGATTGAAAATATAGAG GGATTGACTCATTTTGATGAGATATTGAGAGAAGCTGATGGTATAATCCTCTCACGTGGAAATTTGGGGATAGATCTGCCACCAGAGAAG GTGTTTTTATTCCAAAAGGCTGCTATTTACAAGTGCAACATGGCTGGAAAGCCGGCTGTTGTTACACGTGTCGTGGACACTATGACTGATAATCTAAGACCTACCCGTGCTGAAGCAACTGATGTTGCCAACGCTGTGTTGGATG GCAGTGATGCAATTGTTCTTGGGGCAGAGACCCTACGAGGATTATACCCAGTGGAGACTATTTCCACTGTTGGGAAAATTTGTTCCGAG GCAGAGAAAGTTTACAATCAAGATTTGTATTTCAAGAAGACTGTCAGATATGTAGGAGAGCCAATGAGCCATATGGAATCAATAGCTTCCTCTGCG GTTCGGGCAGCAATCAAGGTTAAGGCATCTGTTATTATATGCTTCACCTCTTCTGGAAGGGCTGCAAG GTTAATTGCAAAGTACCGGCCAACCATGCCTGTAATATCTGTTGTCATTCCTCAACTAAAGACAAATCAACTCCGATGGACTTTCACCGGAGGTTTTCAG GCAAGACAATCACTTATTATTAGAGGCCTTTTTCCTATGCTAGCAGATCCACGTCATCCA GCTGAATCTAAAAGTGCAACAAATGAATCAATCCTCAAGGTTGCTTTAGACCACGGCAAGGCCTGCGGTATCGTAAAGCCACATGATCGTATTGTTGTTTGCCAGAAAGTTGGCGACTCGTCAGTGGTGAAGATTATTGAGCTCGAAGATTAG